From the genome of Candidatus Nitrosocosmicus oleophilus, one region includes:
- a CDS encoding cupredoxin domain-containing protein, protein MENVKKQSQIGGISIISFVVIVTVSLAYYQFVFTPAINAKPEVSEEILNPSGTTDIKIAEGSSLPANPTFFVPKEIRASLGVSNKVVWTNDDITAHSVTSDTNYVDPVNGPFNSLDSIGLIPPQGTYDFTFTQRGEYLYHCEPHPWMTGQVSVEPSFG, encoded by the coding sequence TTGGAAAATGTAAAAAAACAGTCCCAAATTGGCGGGATTAGTATTATTTCCTTTGTAGTAATAGTCACTGTTAGTTTAGCATACTATCAATTCGTTTTTACTCCTGCAATAAATGCAAAACCTGAAGTATCTGAGGAAATCTTGAATCCATCTGGAACTACTGATATTAAAATAGCCGAAGGCTCTTCGCTGCCTGCAAATCCAACCTTCTTTGTTCCCAAAGAAATAAGAGCATCACTGGGGGTCTCAAATAAAGTGGTTTGGACAAATGATGATATTACTGCACATTCGGTAACGAGTGATACTAACTATGTAGATCCTGTGAATGGACCATTTAATTCTCTAGATTCGATAGGTCTAATTCCTCCTCAAGGTACATATGACTTCACCTTTACCCAACGGGGTGAGTATCTGTATCATTGCGAACCTCATCCTTGGATGACTGGCCAGGTATCAGTTGAACCTAGCTTCGGCTAA